The region GAGTTCTTAATTGGCCAGACATCGATAGTACCCTCAGTCTTACTCCCGTCCTCTTGTACCTCTCTGAAGGGGATGGGTTCCCAGTGCTTTGTGGATTCCAAAGCCCTaggtcagtgattctcaaccatcCCAATTCTGCGACCCTTTAGACACTTAATACATTGCTGCATGTTGTCTCACCACCCCCAACCATGAAGTTATTTCGCTGCTGTTTCATACTTCATAAATTCGCtaattatgaattgtaatgtaaatatttgctcTGCAGGATGCCTGGTATGTGATTCCCTGAAGGGGTTGTGACACACAGGTTGAAAACAGCTGCCCTGGGTGCACAAGCCACTTCCATAAAGTGGCTTAGTGTAGTCGGGAGTAGAAGTGCCCACCTTtcatcctagtactcaggaggcagaagtaggaggatctctgtgggttcaaagtcagctggtctacatagtgagttccaggacagccagggctacataaaaaggccctgtctcaaaaaaactaaaaactaaaaaaacaaacaagcaaacaaacaaaaaaaaaaaaaaaaaaaaaaaacaaaaaaagaaacaaaactgtagAAGGCAGAAAACCTAATGTGCCTGGTGTTGTGTTAAACACTTGTATTAGATAGCCTTACCTGATTACAAAGTCCCCAGACTGGGGTGGCTTGAATCCTTGAAATCACTTATCTGTGGGTACAGAAGGCCAGCTGGGTAGCTGCAAGGTATTGCGGAACTCTGCCTGAGAAGTTTGGAAACTTAGGTGAAACTCGGGCTAGAgtgagaaaagggggtgggggagtgggggagaggatgGGTAGGCGAGGTTGAGAAGATCATGGAGGTCCCCGTACAGGATTGGGTGGGACTTGGAAAGGTCTTTAGACTGCTCCAGAAGGGAGATGGGAACCTTTGAGGGGAGTAAGCAAAGGGCCTTGACCTGACAGAAGTGCTGTAGTGAGGAGCAAAGGAGAAAATGGGAGGTGAGGTGAGTGCGCTCATCCAGAAAGAagaagtgaggtgggagtgagaagTGTGGGTTCTGGCAGAGAAAGGGTCAAGGCCACTGCAATGTTTGGGGTAAGCAGCAGCTTTTGGTAGGTTGCCTGGAGGACATCAGAAAGGATGGTTGGGGAACAGCAGAGAAAGCTGGTGTCCAGGGTGCAGCGGCCACGCAGTCCCGGGAGCGGCCGCCAGATGGCGAGCGCGCCGCGGGAAAGACCCAGGTCATAGCTTCTCACGCTCCTGCCGCTGGGCCTTGCTCCTCCTCACCTGGGTGTGAGATGCACCGACAAGGGCTGGATCGGACCCCCCAGGCGCCTCGAGGGCCCAAAGCCTGGGATGCAATCTCAAGTCCTTTGTGTACTTCCCACCACTCTGTTCCCATCGCCTGTATCAGCATTTCAGGTCTTTGTAAAAGTGTCACCTTCTGGGGGGAGAGGGGTCTTCCCTGATTGCCCAGGTATCAGAAACCCACACCTTGACCCctctaaaatttatttcattttactatttttttcctttgaaacaagATCACTCTTTAGCCAGGCTGcctttaaactcctgatcctcctgcctcggtttgTTATGTGTTGGGATGACAGATCTGGGAGTtgtggcccacacctgtaatctctgatctcaggagacagaggtggacgAAGCTCAAGATAACGGCCTGTCTGAGCTACATAAGCAAGAGGTCTTGTCTCGGCCCCACCCAGTAAGACAGTAGGAGCAGTCCAATTAATTCACTGTTGTTTGGGTACAGGGCTCCTGCTTATAATTCATAGAAGCTCCCTCCTCAGAAAAATGTATGGGTTCACGAGACATGAGCATCGGCATGTGTTTTCAGGTCTCTCTGAGTCCCCAGTACAACCTCTGAGGTTGTATCCCATGCTGTTCCTAGCATCCTATtacagaagaggaggatgaagccCAGGGTGGTTAACGGCCTTGCGTGAAGGTGCACAGCCAAGAAGCTGCAGGCACGGAAGGGTGCAACGTCACTAAGTGGATGAATGGGGGCCCGAGGATTCAAAGGACCCCTTAGCTGCTGTCCTGGACCTGACTTCCTTGACTCTCATGGTCCCCAGGGAGCAggctcacccccacccccgaccccctcCCGGGGACTCTCAGCAGGCTGGGAGGAGCTGTGGGATGGCCAGGtcagcttccctttcttccctgctgAGAGCTCCCAGAAACACCTCTCAGGCTCCTCAGGAGGGGACAGAGGTAAAAAGCAGGTCTGGGAGAGCCCAGACATCACACACTAGACAGCAGGGTCCACTGCGCAGGACCCTGAGCCCATTCCAAgacagaaaggacagacagacgaCTGCACGGCCAAGTGATGCTCCGTGGCCAATTAACCGCGCTGCTGGGTCTGCTCAGTGGGGCCTGGCTGCCCACAGGTTCAGGGATACCTAGGGCCCCAGCTACCCCTGCTCAGTCCTGGGCCGCTACCAATCAGAGCCCGACTCTGGATCCCCTGGTGCCCATCTCTGCCCTAGGTAGCTGGAAGGCCTTCCTGGACCTGCAAAACAAACAGCAGGGGACAGGTGAGCCGCAGGGAGGGGCAGAGTGTGGCTGCTGGTGTGCCTTTGCCCTTGGCGCCACAGGAACTGCTTCAGGAGACTTGTAAGGCTCTGCCCTTTGTTCAGGTGAGTCTGTGGTGGTGGTGTCTTTGGTGGCGATATGGTCTGTGGTGGTGGTAGCAgtaggggcgggggaggggactCCCAGCAGAGCACAGGTCATATGGCCAGGCAGATTTGCAATCAACTCTCAAGTCCTGAATCTTCCATCTAAATGCCTAGGAACTTTCGGTTTCTTCCTTATCAAATGGGGCAAATGGTTTTCCACTTGTGCGGTtggtttcctctcccctcccctccctcccctctcccctcccttcccctcccctctcctcccctcccttcccttctctctctctctctctctctctctctctctctctctctctctctctctctctctctctctctctctctctctcagacatgGGTTCCTATAGCCCAGGTTGACTTCTTTGTACCTAAAGTGATCTTAAGGTAAGACTGGACTTATGTAGCGTAGGCTGAAACTATGTAACTAAAGATTCCATTCTcgaagcctggtctacagagttccagggcagccagggt is a window of Rattus rattus isolate New Zealand chromosome 17, Rrattus_CSIRO_v1, whole genome shotgun sequence DNA encoding:
- the Dand5 gene encoding LOW QUALITY PROTEIN: DAN domain family member 5 (The sequence of the model RefSeq protein was modified relative to this genomic sequence to represent the inferred CDS: deleted 1 base in 1 codon) — protein: MLRGQLTALLGLLSGAWLPTGSGIPRAPATPAQSWAATNQSPTLDPLVPISALGSWKAFLDLQNKQQGTGEPQEGQSVAAGVPLPLAPQELLQETCKALPFVQVISRPGCTSARVLNHLCFGHCSSFYIPSSDPSPVVLCNSCVPSRRRWTSVALWCGAGQSASPRRVRISTVLVQKCRCHPRL